The following are from one region of the Centroberyx gerrardi isolate f3 chromosome 16, fCenGer3.hap1.cur.20231027, whole genome shotgun sequence genome:
- the nkx3-2 gene encoding homeobox protein Nkx-3.2 has product MAVRGNSLMPFSIQAILNKKDDSRHLPDLDMCFSKTACWKIFGEMNGGSADFPTACRSDDGGACEPTDQKSYDSDSGLSDDNDSKNLAVCKSEKDGDQASDVLEESLQEETDHESAAVENAKSDCEPNVTDPSALDEGGCDKSLDQPKQRKKRSRAAFSHAQVFELERRFNHQRYLSGPERADLAASLKLTETQVKIWFQNRRYKTKRRQMAADLMASTPAAKKVAVKVLVRDDQRQYSPGEILRPPLLSLQPSYYYPYAYCLPAWTLSACAGNQ; this is encoded by the exons ATGGCCGTCCGTGGCAACTCACTGATGCCTTTCTCGATCCAAGCCATCCTGAACAAAAAAGACGACAGCCGGCACTTGCCAGATTTGGATATGTGCTTCTCCAAGACGGCGTGTTGGAAAATATTTGGGGAAATGAACGGCGGGTCGGCGGACTTTCCCACGGCGTGCAGAAGTGATGATGGGGGGGCTTGTGAGCCCACGGACCAGAAAAGTTATGACTCGGACTCGGGACTCAGCGACGACAATGACAGCAAGAATCTGGCCGTCTGCAAGTCCGAGAAAGACGGAGACCAGGCGTCAGATGTGCTGGAGGAGAGTCTGCAGGAGGAGACCGACCACGAATCTGCAGCTGTGGAAAACGCAAAGAGCGACTGTGAGCCTAATGTTACGG ACCCCAGCGCCCTGGACGAGGGGGGCTGCGATAAGAGCCTGGACCAGCCCAAACAGAGGAAAAAGCGCTCCCGGGCCGCCTTCTCCCACGCGCAGGTCTTCGAGCTGGAGCGCCGCTTCAACCACCAGCGGTACCTGTCCGGGCCGGAGCGGGCGGACCTGGCGGCCTCCCTGAAGCTGACAGAGACCCAGGTCAAGATCTGGTTCCAGAACCGCAGGTATAAGACGAAACGCCGTCAGATGGCCGCCGATCTGATGGCGTCGACCCCGGCAGCTAAGAAAGTGGCGGTGAAAGTTTTGGTGCGGGACGACCAGAGACAGTACAGCCCCGGAGAGATCCTGCGGCCTCCGCTGCTCTCCCTGCAGCCGTCCTACTATTACCCGTACGCCTACTGCCTCCCTGCCTGGACACTCTCCGCCTGTGCGGGGAATCAATGA
- the bod1l1 gene encoding biorientation of chromosomes in cell division 1-like 1 isoform X2 — MAGLPPGDPQLVSMIVNHLKTQGLFDQFRRDCLADVDTKPAYLNLKQRVDNFVSNHLSNHTWSPHLNKNQLRNNIRQLVLQSGMLEQGVDRIVAQVVDPKINHIFRPQVERVVRQFLSPGSCVEEPPVPLPSTEMKLESDVLEQASSSAPATTTASDAMSILDTITSLNQEASSRASSSGERGRKGQTSEEAMQLVEEGEQDMSLVEEGENHHDGKTLEEAEEAKLASEVQALEVKTEDTQEQMDLAKEGIADEVKTEEEEMGTQEQIEEGKDKAGSKTAGRPSEEKQDDDLLKSPNQIKQKTRERLKEEYSLEDSDLDGLSDITVSSVHTSDLSSFEEESDDEQPPSDSSDDGELLSDGERAEKMQASADTGEEDKEHKPRRKAYVHKPFLYSRYYSDSDDEITVEERRRSAAKDKEERLLKRQQNRERMEEKRKQKATQAEEQDQRRQQRGDSPGLEGPRAKEARKERKVLEKKMALNRKRKLDSRKEGDVSSKRKGDAGGEGSKKAEVKSATSKTPQQKLIRKVSESVSSDERHRRRSGSVSEDSSDPKKLSDKSRTHSFILELEQGSQESLKQRSFGKFDRPSRKEFHFKERKEKERSLSDERAKLKQKQEKKTEADESQQKEGATVKVSSEDKGEKKAKVKSDKKMPGTTREGRASMSEGAADEGGPKDGTKKGKAPSVEAAKAEKDKEKEKDKMREKDKDKVKEKEKTKGEKTLAKSDSKQLLRPDSTGSSEDRSDMEPGPDSGKKKDKHPKEVLKRSKSHTEDRQGEKPKSKTDNKDSEREKAKADQDSQKSNKPTSEIDKDPRRSKPTEKGKVVEKPRSKSREEAKTPSSSKTDKKAQSSEVKSKGGAPVGKHETTKEKKKEGNAKEHRKVPEEPSHEKSESKIAKKKLEKKDKIPEKKDESQEEKKAFREDKCDKSEKSSVSSQSLEAEELPKKQVLLQDTSTDSDPVATTVTTSFSDDTYDALSDITPEPDEGETELRLSELEPRSLPTEADALLTLMDICTSADARLPQESSREVAAPEMTLQDADMKMKEAALTLLSMDPDSTVSASLITPGARDGPEVNLPAPQPMETTTAEEGGQHLSRNVRTVADVELTAADLPTVVSQQIAEIVDEKPNGADVSDNSEKETDASAVQTTVSLAPQDGDTTSNDCQAPLTEEEDTGAEIAPETQPVNKLAPPVDKEAADVVVSESEEVKGNTEESTVATVSDTLSTEQVSEISSKQDETQSDVADTERSTKVEEVEAEDNQTKMDIDNISELSVTQKEEENVAQEKSDTQNMESDVPDKTEEVGGTEHGQQAKLVKQISNVSSSDSQEDEKGSDPSEKEEKTEGRVTRKRKLSSQKVEKSETKDSGEEKDEKDNQEQPSTEEDVQEAKTPRRGRSSKTSAEVEEDQAKEPEKAEETPTRRGRRSGAKEAAAGNLKKDENKDEEKAEKSSLEKPAEREERNEEDSGLKKSGQQGSQAKSPSPHPEDTEGAASSDSKETTDTCKPSLKRKRSEEMEESVEVRFIYSEEKKEEKDNDQQEQNEKQPIKDSACSPPESQTEGQEEIKEECSSENKPDDGEEEQPQDDQGTAPKKAARRGRPSKAAAEDSDKKEKKAEEKESEQNDEEEDDDEKEEEETKTRTTTRSASRLEAERNKPSKPSTRASRQNGKEETAAGARGTRGQAAAAKGGRKREASPPAVRTRGGQKSEEPPSKRAKR, encoded by the exons CCTCGTCGTCTGCCCCAGCTACCACCACAGCCAGTGATGCCATGTCCATCCTGGACACTATCACCTCTCTCAACCAGGAGGCGAGCTCCAGAGCCAGCTCCAGTGGGGAGAGAGGACGGAAAGGCCAAACTTCAGAGGAGGCCATGCAGCTGGTGGAGGAGGGCGAGCAGGACATGAGTCTGGTCGAGGAAGGAGAAAACCACCATGATGGGAAGACActggaagaggcagaggaggcaaAGCTTGCATCAGAGGTTCAAGCACTGGAGGTCAAGACGGAGGACACTCAGGAACAAATGGATTTGGCAAAAGAGGGAATCGCGGACGAGGTAAAGAccgaggaggaagagatgggaaCTCAGGAACAGATAGAAGAGGGGAAAGACAAGGCTGGCAGCAAAACAGCTGGAAGACCCTCAGAGGAGAAGCAGGATGATGATCTGCTGAAATCCCcgaatcaaatcaagcagaaaaccagagagaggctgaaggaag AATATTCTTTGGAGGACTCGGACTTGGACGGCCTGAGTGACATTACAGTGAGCTCCGTCCACACCAGCGATCTGTCGTCATTTGAGGAGGAAAGCGATGATGAGCAGCCGCCGTCTGATTCGTCCGATGATGGCGAGCTTTTATCAGATG GTGAGAGAGCAGAAAAAATGCAAGCCAGTGCAGACACAGGAGAAGAGGACAAGGAGCACAAGCCTCGCCGGAAGGCCTACGTCCACAAGCCCTTCCTCTACTCCCGTTATTACAGCGACTCGGATGATGAGATCACTGTAGAAGAGCGTCGGAGATCTGCG GCCAAAGACAAAGAGGAAAGACTGCTCAAGAGACAGCAGAACAGGGAGCGTATGGAAGAGAAACGCAAACAGAAAGCAACACAAGCTGAAGAACAAG ATCAGAGAAGACAGCAGAGGGGAGACTCCCCCGGCCTGGAGGGCCCCAGGGCCAAGGAGGCTCGCAAGGAAAGGAAAGTTCTAGAGAAAAAAATGGCTCtcaacaggaagaggaagctaGACTCAAG GAAAGAGGGAGACGTTtcaagcaagaggaaaggagatgcaGGAGGAGAAGGCTCCAAGAAGGCC GAAGTGAAATCTGCAACCTCAAAGACCCCACAACAAAAGTTGATCAGAAAAGTATCAGAATCAGTATCATCCGATGAGAGACACAGAAGGAGGAGCGGTAGCGTCTCGGAGGATTCCAGTGACCCGAAAAAGCTGTCTGACAAAAGCCGGACACACTCCTTCATCTTGGAGTTGGAACAGGGCTCCCAAGAGTCACTCAAGCAACGTTCATTTGGAAAATTTGATCGGCCATCCCGCAAGGAATTTCATTTTAAGGAACGCAAAGAGAAAGAACGCAGCCTGTCGGACGAACGTGCCAAGCTCAAacagaaacaggagaaaaaaactgaAGCCGATGAGTCTCAGCAGAAGGAAGGTGCCACTGTCAAAGTGTCCTCTGAAGATAAAGGTGAGAAAAAGGCTAAAGTCAAAAGTGACAAGAAAATGCCAGGAACCACAAGGGAAGGAAGGGCATCTATGTCGGAAGGTGCAGCTGACGAGGGGGGTCCTAAAGACGGCACCAAGAAGGGAAAAGCTCCTTCTGTGGAGGCTGCCAAAGCAGAGaaggataaagagaaagaaaaggacaaaaTGAGGGAAAAGGACAAAGATAAGgtcaaagaaaaggaaaagaccaaaggagagaaaactttagctaaaagcGACTCTAAGCAGCTGCTCCGCCCAGATTCTACTGGCTCCTCGGAGGACCGGTCTGACATGGAGCCCGGGCCAGACAGCGGCAAGAAGAAGGATAAACACCCCAAGGAAGTCCTGAAGAGGTCAAAGAGCCACACTGAGGACCGGCAAGGGGAGAAGCCCAAATCTAAAACAGATAATAAAGACAGTGAGAGGGAGAAGGCTAAAGCTGATCAAGACAGTCAGAAATCGAACAAGCCCACTTCTGAAATTGACAAAGATCCAAGAAGGTCCAAGCcaacagaaaaaggaaaagtcGTGGAAAAACCCAGATCAAAATCCCGAGAGGAAGCAAAGACTCCATCATCATCAAAGACGGATAAGAAAGCTCAGAGTTCGGAAGTCAAAAGTAAAGGAGGTGCACCTGTCGGCAAACATGAGACAacgaaggagaagaaaaaagagggaaacgCAAAGGAGCACCGTAAGGTCCCAGAGGAACCTTCCCACGAGAAATCTGAGAGTAAGATTGCAAAGAAAAAGTTGGAAAAGAAGGATAAAATCCCCGAAAAGAAAGACGAGAGCCAAGAAGAGAAGAAAGCGTTCAGAGAAGACAAATGTGACAAGTCTGAAAAGTCTTCAGTTTCCTCACAGAGTCTTGAAGCAGAAGAGCTGCCTAAGAAACAAGTTCTCCTCCAAGACACGAGCACAGACTCCGATCCCGTCGCCACCACCGTCACCACCTCTTTCTCCGATGATACTTACGACGCACTGAGTGACATCACCCCCGAACCGGACGAAGGTGAGACCGAGTTGCGGCTTAGTGAGCTGGAACCGCGCTCCTTACCGACTGAGGCGGACGCTCTTCTGACTCTTATGGACATTTGTACATCAGCGGATGCGAGACTTCCTCAGGAGAGCAGTCGAGAGGTTGCGGCCCCTGAGATGACTCTTCAGGATGCCGACATGAAGATGAAAGAGGCGGCTCTGACTCTGCTTTCCATGGATCCTGATAGTACAGTTTCCGCCAGTTTAATTACACCAGGTGCCAGGGACGGTCCAGAGGTGAACCTGCCCGCCCCACAGCCAATGGAAACAACTACAGCCGAAGAGGGAGGGCAGCATCTTTCCAGGAATGTGCGAACAGTCGCAGATGTTGAGCTCACAGCTGCTGACCTGCCAACAGTTGTATCTCAACAAATTGCTGAGATTGTTGATGAAAAACCAAACGGTGCAG ATGTGTCGGACAATTCAGAGAAAGAAACGGATGCTTCAGCGGTACAAACAACAGTTTCACTTGCTCCACAG GATGGTGACACTACCTCAAATGATTGTCAAGCTCCTTtaactgaagaagaagacacTGGTGCAGAGATTGCTCCTGAAACACAGCCTGTTAACAAGTTGGCACCACCAGTTGACAAAGAAG CTGCAGATGTTGTTGTGTCTGAATCAGAGGAGGTCAAAGGAAACACAGAAGAAAGCACAGTGGCTACTGTGTCTGATACACTTTCCACTGAACAAGTCTCAGAAATATCCAGTAAACAAG ATGAAACACAGTCAGATGTTGCAGATACGGAGAGGAGCACCAAG GTAGAGGAGGTAGAAGCTGAGGACAACCAGACCAAGATGGACATTGATAATATTA gtgagTTGAGTGTgacacagaaggaggaggagaatgttGCACAAGAAAAGAGTGATACACAAAAC ATGGAGTCTGATGTCCCTGACAAGACTGAGGAGGTCGGAGGAACTGAACATGGGCAACAAGCCAAACTAGTTAAACAAATca gTAACGTCTCCAGTTCAGACAGCCAGGAGGATGAGAAGGGATCAGACCCGTCAGAAAAG gaggagaaaacagagggaagagTAACACGCAAACGAAAGCTGTCCAGTCAGAAAGTTGAGAAGTCAGAAACCAAGGACTCTG GTGAAGAGAAGGATGAAAAGGACAACCAAGAGCAACCATCTACTGAG GAGGACGTCCAGGAGGCCAAAACGCCACGCAGGGGACGATCATCCAAAACCAGCgctgaggtggaggaggacCAAGCTAAAGAGCCTGAGAAGGCGGAGGAGACTCCGACCCGCAGGGGGAGACGTTCAGGAGCCAAAGAAGCCGCTGCCG GTAATCTGAAGAAAGACGAGAATAAGGATGAAGAGAAAGCTGAGAAATCCTCATTAGAGAAACcagcggagagagaggag AGAAATGAAGAGGATAGTGGGTTGAAGAAAAGCGGTCAGCAAGGAAGCCAGGCCAAGTCGCCGTCGCCCCACCCAGAGGACACTGAGGGTGCAGCAAGCTCCGACTCCAAAGAAACCACTGATACAT GTAAACCCTCACTGAAAAGGAAGCGGTCTGAGGAAATGGAGGAATCTGTGGAGGTGAGATTTATTTATTCT gaggagaagaaggaggagaaggacaacGATCAACAGGAACAAAATGAGAAGCAGCCTATCAAAGACAGTg CTTGTTCTCCCCCAGAGAGCCAGACAGAGGGTCAAGAGGAGATAAAAGAGGAGTGCTCCAGTGAGAACAAACCAGATGAT GGTGAGGAGGAGCAACCCCAAGACGACCAAGGGACGGCTCCAAAGAAAGCCGCTCGGAGGGGCCGGCCCTCCAAGGCAGCAGCTGAGGACTCAG ataaaaaggagaaaaaggcagaggagaaagaaagtgagcagaatgatgaggaagaggatgatgatgagaaggaagaagaggaaaccAAGACCAGAACTACGACACGGTCGGCATCTCGTCTGGAGGCTGAAAG AAACAAGCCAAGTAAACCATCCACCCGGGCAAGTCGACAGAACGGTAAAGAGGAGACCGCAGCTGGCGCACG CGGAACGAGGGGCCAGGCAGCGGCGGCGAAGGGGGGTCGTAAACGAGAGGCCAGCCCCCCTGCGGTGCGAACCCGGGGGGGACAGAAATCAGAGGAGCCCCCATCCAAGAGAGCCAAACGCTGA
- the bod1l1 gene encoding biorientation of chromosomes in cell division 1-like 1 isoform X1 yields MAGLPPGDPQLVSMIVNHLKTQGLFDQFRRDCLADVDTKPAYLNLKQRVDNFVSNHLSNHTWSPHLNKNQLRNNIRQLVLQSGMLEQGVDRIVAQVVDPKINHIFRPQVERVVRQFLSPGSCVEEPPVPLPSTEMKLESDVLEQASSSAPATTTASDAMSILDTITSLNQEASSRASSSGERGRKGQTSEEAMQLVEEGEQDMSLVEEGENHHDGKTLEEAEEAKLASEVQALEVKTEDTQEQMDLAKEGIADEVKTEEEEMGTQEQIEEGKDKAGSKTAGRPSEEKQDDDLLKSPNQIKQKTRERLKEEYSLEDSDLDGLSDITVSSVHTSDLSSFEEESDDEQPPSDSSDDGELLSDGERAEKMQASADTGEEDKEHKPRRKAYVHKPFLYSRYYSDSDDEITVEERRRSAAKDKEERLLKRQQNRERMEEKRKQKATQAEEQDQRRQQRGDSPGLEGPRAKEARKERKVLEKKMALNRKRKLDSRKEGDVSSKRKGDAGGEGSKKAEVKSATSKTPQQKLIRKVSESVSSDERHRRRSGSVSEDSSDPKKLSDKSRTHSFILELEQGSQESLKQRSFGKFDRPSRKEFHFKERKEKERSLSDERAKLKQKQEKKTEADESQQKEGATVKVSSEDKGEKKAKVKSDKKMPGTTREGRASMSEGAADEGGPKDGTKKGKAPSVEAAKAEKDKEKEKDKMREKDKDKVKEKEKTKGEKTLAKSDSKQLLRPDSTGSSEDRSDMEPGPDSGKKKDKHPKEVLKRSKSHTEDRQGEKPKSKTDNKDSEREKAKADQDSQKSNKPTSEIDKDPRRSKPTEKGKVVEKPRSKSREEAKTPSSSKTDKKAQSSEVKSKGGAPVGKHETTKEKKKEGNAKEHRKVPEEPSHEKSESKIAKKKLEKKDKIPEKKDESQEEKKAFREDKCDKSEKSSVSSQSLEAEELPKKQVLLQDTSTDSDPVATTVTTSFSDDTYDALSDITPEPDEGETELRLSELEPRSLPTEADALLTLMDICTSADARLPQESSREVAAPEMTLQDADMKMKEAALTLLSMDPDSTVSASLITPGARDGPEVNLPAPQPMETTTAEEGGQHLSRNVRTVADVELTAADLPTVVSQQIAEIVDEKPNGADVSDNSEKETDASAVQTTVSLAPQDGDTTSNDCQAPLTEEEDTGAEIAPETQPVNKLAPPVDKEAADVVVSESEEVKGNTEESTVATVSDTLSTEQVSEISSKQDETQSDVADTERSTKVEEVEAEDNQTKMDIDNISELSVTQKEEENVAQEKSDTQNMESDVPDKTEEVGGTEHGQQAKLVKQISNVSSSDSQEDEKGSDPSEKEEKTEGRVTRKRKLSSQKVEKSETKDSGEEKDEKDNQEQPSTEEDVQEAKTPRRGRSSKTSAEVEEDQAKEPEKAEETPTRRGRRSGAKEAAAGNLKKDENKDEEKAEKSSLEKPAEREERNEEDSGLKKSGQQGSQAKSPSPHPEDTEGAASSDSKETTDTCKPSLKRKRSEEMEESVEETQAVEEEKEEEKKEEKDNDQQEQNEKQPIKDSACSPPESQTEGQEEIKEECSSENKPDDGEEEQPQDDQGTAPKKAARRGRPSKAAAEDSDKKEKKAEEKESEQNDEEEDDDEKEEEETKTRTTTRSASRLEAERNKPSKPSTRASRQNGKEETAAGARGTRGQAAAAKGGRKREASPPAVRTRGGQKSEEPPSKRAKR; encoded by the exons CCTCGTCGTCTGCCCCAGCTACCACCACAGCCAGTGATGCCATGTCCATCCTGGACACTATCACCTCTCTCAACCAGGAGGCGAGCTCCAGAGCCAGCTCCAGTGGGGAGAGAGGACGGAAAGGCCAAACTTCAGAGGAGGCCATGCAGCTGGTGGAGGAGGGCGAGCAGGACATGAGTCTGGTCGAGGAAGGAGAAAACCACCATGATGGGAAGACActggaagaggcagaggaggcaaAGCTTGCATCAGAGGTTCAAGCACTGGAGGTCAAGACGGAGGACACTCAGGAACAAATGGATTTGGCAAAAGAGGGAATCGCGGACGAGGTAAAGAccgaggaggaagagatgggaaCTCAGGAACAGATAGAAGAGGGGAAAGACAAGGCTGGCAGCAAAACAGCTGGAAGACCCTCAGAGGAGAAGCAGGATGATGATCTGCTGAAATCCCcgaatcaaatcaagcagaaaaccagagagaggctgaaggaag AATATTCTTTGGAGGACTCGGACTTGGACGGCCTGAGTGACATTACAGTGAGCTCCGTCCACACCAGCGATCTGTCGTCATTTGAGGAGGAAAGCGATGATGAGCAGCCGCCGTCTGATTCGTCCGATGATGGCGAGCTTTTATCAGATG GTGAGAGAGCAGAAAAAATGCAAGCCAGTGCAGACACAGGAGAAGAGGACAAGGAGCACAAGCCTCGCCGGAAGGCCTACGTCCACAAGCCCTTCCTCTACTCCCGTTATTACAGCGACTCGGATGATGAGATCACTGTAGAAGAGCGTCGGAGATCTGCG GCCAAAGACAAAGAGGAAAGACTGCTCAAGAGACAGCAGAACAGGGAGCGTATGGAAGAGAAACGCAAACAGAAAGCAACACAAGCTGAAGAACAAG ATCAGAGAAGACAGCAGAGGGGAGACTCCCCCGGCCTGGAGGGCCCCAGGGCCAAGGAGGCTCGCAAGGAAAGGAAAGTTCTAGAGAAAAAAATGGCTCtcaacaggaagaggaagctaGACTCAAG GAAAGAGGGAGACGTTtcaagcaagaggaaaggagatgcaGGAGGAGAAGGCTCCAAGAAGGCC GAAGTGAAATCTGCAACCTCAAAGACCCCACAACAAAAGTTGATCAGAAAAGTATCAGAATCAGTATCATCCGATGAGAGACACAGAAGGAGGAGCGGTAGCGTCTCGGAGGATTCCAGTGACCCGAAAAAGCTGTCTGACAAAAGCCGGACACACTCCTTCATCTTGGAGTTGGAACAGGGCTCCCAAGAGTCACTCAAGCAACGTTCATTTGGAAAATTTGATCGGCCATCCCGCAAGGAATTTCATTTTAAGGAACGCAAAGAGAAAGAACGCAGCCTGTCGGACGAACGTGCCAAGCTCAAacagaaacaggagaaaaaaactgaAGCCGATGAGTCTCAGCAGAAGGAAGGTGCCACTGTCAAAGTGTCCTCTGAAGATAAAGGTGAGAAAAAGGCTAAAGTCAAAAGTGACAAGAAAATGCCAGGAACCACAAGGGAAGGAAGGGCATCTATGTCGGAAGGTGCAGCTGACGAGGGGGGTCCTAAAGACGGCACCAAGAAGGGAAAAGCTCCTTCTGTGGAGGCTGCCAAAGCAGAGaaggataaagagaaagaaaaggacaaaaTGAGGGAAAAGGACAAAGATAAGgtcaaagaaaaggaaaagaccaaaggagagaaaactttagctaaaagcGACTCTAAGCAGCTGCTCCGCCCAGATTCTACTGGCTCCTCGGAGGACCGGTCTGACATGGAGCCCGGGCCAGACAGCGGCAAGAAGAAGGATAAACACCCCAAGGAAGTCCTGAAGAGGTCAAAGAGCCACACTGAGGACCGGCAAGGGGAGAAGCCCAAATCTAAAACAGATAATAAAGACAGTGAGAGGGAGAAGGCTAAAGCTGATCAAGACAGTCAGAAATCGAACAAGCCCACTTCTGAAATTGACAAAGATCCAAGAAGGTCCAAGCcaacagaaaaaggaaaagtcGTGGAAAAACCCAGATCAAAATCCCGAGAGGAAGCAAAGACTCCATCATCATCAAAGACGGATAAGAAAGCTCAGAGTTCGGAAGTCAAAAGTAAAGGAGGTGCACCTGTCGGCAAACATGAGACAacgaaggagaagaaaaaagagggaaacgCAAAGGAGCACCGTAAGGTCCCAGAGGAACCTTCCCACGAGAAATCTGAGAGTAAGATTGCAAAGAAAAAGTTGGAAAAGAAGGATAAAATCCCCGAAAAGAAAGACGAGAGCCAAGAAGAGAAGAAAGCGTTCAGAGAAGACAAATGTGACAAGTCTGAAAAGTCTTCAGTTTCCTCACAGAGTCTTGAAGCAGAAGAGCTGCCTAAGAAACAAGTTCTCCTCCAAGACACGAGCACAGACTCCGATCCCGTCGCCACCACCGTCACCACCTCTTTCTCCGATGATACTTACGACGCACTGAGTGACATCACCCCCGAACCGGACGAAGGTGAGACCGAGTTGCGGCTTAGTGAGCTGGAACCGCGCTCCTTACCGACTGAGGCGGACGCTCTTCTGACTCTTATGGACATTTGTACATCAGCGGATGCGAGACTTCCTCAGGAGAGCAGTCGAGAGGTTGCGGCCCCTGAGATGACTCTTCAGGATGCCGACATGAAGATGAAAGAGGCGGCTCTGACTCTGCTTTCCATGGATCCTGATAGTACAGTTTCCGCCAGTTTAATTACACCAGGTGCCAGGGACGGTCCAGAGGTGAACCTGCCCGCCCCACAGCCAATGGAAACAACTACAGCCGAAGAGGGAGGGCAGCATCTTTCCAGGAATGTGCGAACAGTCGCAGATGTTGAGCTCACAGCTGCTGACCTGCCAACAGTTGTATCTCAACAAATTGCTGAGATTGTTGATGAAAAACCAAACGGTGCAG ATGTGTCGGACAATTCAGAGAAAGAAACGGATGCTTCAGCGGTACAAACAACAGTTTCACTTGCTCCACAG GATGGTGACACTACCTCAAATGATTGTCAAGCTCCTTtaactgaagaagaagacacTGGTGCAGAGATTGCTCCTGAAACACAGCCTGTTAACAAGTTGGCACCACCAGTTGACAAAGAAG CTGCAGATGTTGTTGTGTCTGAATCAGAGGAGGTCAAAGGAAACACAGAAGAAAGCACAGTGGCTACTGTGTCTGATACACTTTCCACTGAACAAGTCTCAGAAATATCCAGTAAACAAG ATGAAACACAGTCAGATGTTGCAGATACGGAGAGGAGCACCAAG GTAGAGGAGGTAGAAGCTGAGGACAACCAGACCAAGATGGACATTGATAATATTA gtgagTTGAGTGTgacacagaaggaggaggagaatgttGCACAAGAAAAGAGTGATACACAAAAC ATGGAGTCTGATGTCCCTGACAAGACTGAGGAGGTCGGAGGAACTGAACATGGGCAACAAGCCAAACTAGTTAAACAAATca gTAACGTCTCCAGTTCAGACAGCCAGGAGGATGAGAAGGGATCAGACCCGTCAGAAAAG gaggagaaaacagagggaagagTAACACGCAAACGAAAGCTGTCCAGTCAGAAAGTTGAGAAGTCAGAAACCAAGGACTCTG GTGAAGAGAAGGATGAAAAGGACAACCAAGAGCAACCATCTACTGAG GAGGACGTCCAGGAGGCCAAAACGCCACGCAGGGGACGATCATCCAAAACCAGCgctgaggtggaggaggacCAAGCTAAAGAGCCTGAGAAGGCGGAGGAGACTCCGACCCGCAGGGGGAGACGTTCAGGAGCCAAAGAAGCCGCTGCCG GTAATCTGAAGAAAGACGAGAATAAGGATGAAGAGAAAGCTGAGAAATCCTCATTAGAGAAACcagcggagagagaggag AGAAATGAAGAGGATAGTGGGTTGAAGAAAAGCGGTCAGCAAGGAAGCCAGGCCAAGTCGCCGTCGCCCCACCCAGAGGACACTGAGGGTGCAGCAAGCTCCGACTCCAAAGAAACCACTGATACAT GTAAACCCTCACTGAAAAGGAAGCGGTCTGAGGAAATGGAGGAATCTGTGGAG GAGACAcaggctgtggaggaggagaaggaggaggagaagaaggaggagaaggacaacGATCAACAGGAACAAAATGAGAAGCAGCCTATCAAAGACAGTg CTTGTTCTCCCCCAGAGAGCCAGACAGAGGGTCAAGAGGAGATAAAAGAGGAGTGCTCCAGTGAGAACAAACCAGATGAT GGTGAGGAGGAGCAACCCCAAGACGACCAAGGGACGGCTCCAAAGAAAGCCGCTCGGAGGGGCCGGCCCTCCAAGGCAGCAGCTGAGGACTCAG ataaaaaggagaaaaaggcagaggagaaagaaagtgagcagaatgatgaggaagaggatgatgatgagaaggaagaagaggaaaccAAGACCAGAACTACGACACGGTCGGCATCTCGTCTGGAGGCTGAAAG AAACAAGCCAAGTAAACCATCCACCCGGGCAAGTCGACAGAACGGTAAAGAGGAGACCGCAGCTGGCGCACG CGGAACGAGGGGCCAGGCAGCGGCGGCGAAGGGGGGTCGTAAACGAGAGGCCAGCCCCCCTGCGGTGCGAACCCGGGGGGGACAGAAATCAGAGGAGCCCCCATCCAAGAGAGCCAAACGCTGA